TCTCGCGGCAGAGAATCTCCGCCATCTCGCCTGGTGGCACCGTGTCTGATGCGCCGAGGTGTCCCTCTCCGGCGAAGCATCCAACCATCAAGGTGCGCATCTTGAGAAATCGGGGAGCGAAGCGCCGGATGCGCGCCAGCCAAACCTGCCATTCCGTGCCAAGGCCTTCGAGAATGTCCTGGTCGAGAACAAAGAACGGCTGGATGGCCTGGATGCAGCCGGCCCGGTCGACGATCGCGACATAGCGGTACTCGACGCCGTCGCCGAGCGTATCCTCCAGGATTTCGTAGTAGCGATGATCCTTGCGCAGGGCTGCGAAGGTGGCAGCCCAGGCGGGGCAACCGGCGATTTCGCCGCGCGTCACGATCTTCACGCCGAACCGCGCTGTCGCAGCCGCGGCGTCGGCGACACTTGGCGTACCAGACAGGCTGACGGTGTCCGACATCACACTTTGCCCCAGTGATGCTTAACCTTCCAAGTCCGGATTGGAACTTAATCGATCTGGGCTGGGGACCCTGTGCCATCCGCGCAACAAGCAGCAACATTTCGATCGCTGGCGACCAGGCGGACAAGGCCAGCAAGAAGCCGCGGGTCAATCGCGCGCGACCCGGACGCCGCGGGCGGCCGATGTCCCCGACCGCGACCTAGCAAAAGGCCCGGCCTGGATCGGCGCCTCAGTCAGCGACCAGCAGGCGCAGCTTCGACTTGAAGCGAATGCTCTGCTTGCCGGCGAGCGCCATGCCGTCGCCCTCGGCGGTCTGATCGGTGTATGTGCCGGTGAAGCCGATGGTGACCACCTTGCGTTCCCAGACCGGGCGCTCGCCGTAAGTCGGCGAATGCTCCTCGTTGGTCACCTCACCCTTCCACTTGCCGTCGGCCGCGGTGTAGCTGCCATAGGCGTAGAAGAACGAGTCGCCGCCGCGCATCTGGCCGTCGCGCAGCACCATGACGCCCTGGTTGCCGCCAGAGACGCTATCGAGAAATTCGACGGTGATGTGATAGAGCCCGTTCCGGATCATGAGGATGGTTGCGCCTTGTCCCGGCCGCGAGAATAGCCCGTTGGCCGCACTTTGGGCAAATTCCATCAGCCGCGGCAGGCGCAATTCCGCGCTATGCTGGCACCTGAGTCGCGGCCGGACGCCGCAGGAGCCTGCCTGTTGGAAACCGCGCTTTATCTGCCAGTCAAACGCTTCCTCGAAAAGCTCGGCTTCGCGGTCAAGGGCGAGATCGGCGGCTGCGACCTCGTCGCACTGAACGGCAGCGATCCGCCCGTCGTCGTGATCGGTGAACTTAAGCTCGCCTTCAATCTCGAACTGATCCTGCAGGCGGTCGATCGCGCCGGCGCCGCCGACGAGGTCTGGATCGCGGCCAAGGTATCGGCCCGCGGCAAGGGCCGCGAAAGCGATGCGCGCTATCGCAATCTGTGCCGACGGCTCGGCTTCGGCATGCTCGGCGTCACCGATCGCGGCGAGGTCGAGGTGCTGGTGCCGCCGCCGACCACCGCGCCGCGCCGCAATCCGAAGAAGCGTTCGCGCCTGATCACTGAACACCGCAAGCGGAAGGGCGATCCGGCAATGGGCGGATCGACGCGGGCGCCGATCATGACCGCCTACAGGCAGCAGGCGCTGGCCTGTGCCTGCGCGCTGTCGGATGGGCCACGGCGGGTCCGCGACCTCCGCGCCGAGATTCCCGACGCCGGCAAGATCCTGCTGCATAATGTCTACGGCTGGTTCGATCGTGCCGAGCGCGGCATCTATGTACTCAATGATGCCGGCCGCGCCGCGCTGAGGCGCTGGCCGCAGCAGCCGATGAGTGCGTCAGGGGCCGAAGCCGCCCCATAACAACAGGGGGAGATCATGATCGTCGTCACCGGCAGCATCACCGCCCGCCCCGACTCGTTCGACGAGGTGCGGCGATTGAGCCTCGAGCACGTCCATCGCTCGCGCAGCGAGCCCGGCTGCATCTCGCACGCGGTTCATGTCGACTGCGAGAATCCGCTCAGGCTGGTGTTTTTCGAGCAATGGGCCGACCGCGCCGCGCTGGCGGCACATTTCGCGGTCCCCGCATCACGCGATTTCGTCCGCTCCCTGCAATCTCTTGCCGCCGCTGCGACCACCATCGAACTTTATGACGCTCACAAGATTGAGAGACTCTAGCTGCATGGCTGGATTGCCATCTCATATTCATATTGCAATGCAACATTGGGGACCTTACGTATCTCCCGCGATTCAAAGGTGAGGCGGCGATGAGCGGAGACTGGAATACCAAGTACGGCACCCGGCGCGTGCGGCATGATCCGCCGACGCTGGAGGAGGCAATCTTCGCCGCTATCGGCATCACCGATGACGTGGAGGCCCAGGCCGAGATCGCGTCGTCGCTGATGGGGCTGCCCTATGACGAGGTGCTGGCCGAGGTGAAGAAGACGGCGCGCGTCAGCGCCCGCACCGGCACGGCAACCCGCGTGATCGCCGGCGAACAGGGCGCCCAGCGCTCGGTCGTGGTCGAGCGCCGCGTGGTTCGCCGCTTCGCCACCGACAAGCGCACCGGCACCTGAACAACCCCATTCCGCTCCTTAAAGAAAAAGGGCAATCCGCTGAGCGGATTGCCCTTTTTGCATTTGATGCGAATTGATGGCTCAGGCGGCCCGGCCCCAGCCGGACATCTGCATCACCATTCGCCAATAGGCGCGGTTCATGTCGACGATCGCGCGCGCGGCCTCGACCGGCGTAACCGGGCCAACAGCCGGTGCCGGCTGAGGCTGGTGCTGCTCGGTCAGGTCGATGCTGCCGGTCGACTCACCGTGACGGAAGGTCAACTGGGCACCGAACTTGGTGGCGAGCGCACGCATCGCGTCGTTCTGCGCACCGGTGGTGATCCGCAGGCTGATGTAGCCCTTGGCATGCGCCTCCGCGATCAGCTTGCGGAACAGCGTGCTGCCGACGCCCTTGCGCCGCACCGACCGCTCTACGCTGAAGGCGATCTCGGGCTGTGCATCCGGTGACTGCTCCGGCGGATGCAGCTCGGCCGCGCCGCGGACCACGCCATCCTCGAAATAGGCGATGATGACCGTGCCGTCGTTGGCGCAGCGCTCGGCATAGCGGCGGATGAAACTATCATCGATGAAGCCATGAAAACGATCATGTCGGCTGGTACGATCCAGTCGCAGCAGGTGATCGCGCAGCAGAGGAAGCTCTTCCTGCTGGCTCAACGTCCGCACGGTGCCCTTGGCAGACGTCGGACGGATGGAATCATAGTTCATTTCATAACTCCTCTTGGTAGCCCTCGAGGAGGCGTCGAGTCCCTAGCACCCTAATATTGTGCGCCGCACCATGTAATTCAAGTACTTAGATTCATTTAAGTAAACAATGATGTGATTGGCAAATCACATCATTGTCTCATCATAGTACCAATTGTGTTTGGGTCACGACCGCGACCAGCTTGCCGTCCTCGGTCTCCAGCCTGGTCTGCCAGACTTGGGTCCGTCGGCCCCGATGGACGGGTGTGGCCGTCGCGATCACGGTGGTCCCCTCCTTGGCCCCGCCGATGAAATTGGTCTTGCTCTCCAGCGTCGTGGTGCCCTTGGCGTCCTCGGGCAGGTTGATCACGGTGGCGGCGGCACCGACCGAGTCGGCGAAGGCCATCACCGCGCCGCCGTGGATGGTGTTCCGGAGGGTGCAGAGATCCGGCCGCACCAGCATTGTCGCGACCACGCGGTCCTGACCGGCCTCGGTGAAGGTGACGCCCTTCAGTTCCGCAAACGGCATCTTCATCGACTGGATCTTTTCGAGCGGCGTCATCACGTTCCTCCGGTTTTTCTGGGCGTCATACGCGGGCTTGACCCCGCGTGTCCCTCCTTCTTCGCAAAAAGCTTTCTCGGCATGATGGATTGCCGGGTCGAGCCCGGCAATGACGTGCGAGGTAATGGTGCGGATGACGTCATGACATCAGTGACAACGGCGCGCCAAATCTGCATACCGTCCGCGATGCGCGACTTCCCTCCCCGCCGGATCGTCTGCCTGACCGAAGAGACGGTCGAGACGCTGTACCTGCTCGGCGAGCAGGACCGCATCGTCGGCGTCTCCGGCTACGCGGTGCGGCCGCCGCAGGTCCGCCGCGAGAAGAAGCGGGTGTCGGCCTTCATCTCCGCCGACATTCCAAAAATCCTGGCGCTCGACCCCGATCTGGTGCTCGCCTTCTCCGACCTGCAGGCCGACATCGTCGCCGATCTCGTGCGCGCCGGCGTCGCCGTCCATGTCTTCAATCAGCGCGACATAGCCGGCATCTTCGCGATGATCCGCACCCTCGGCGCGATGGTCGGCGCGGCCGATCGCGCCGGGCAATTGGCACAAAGCCTCGAGCAACGGCTGGCCGCGATCGCGGCAACGCCGCGACCTGCGCGGCGGCCAAAGGTCTATTTCGAGGAGTGGGACGATCCCCTGATCAGCGGCATTGGCTGGGTGTCCGAACTGATCGAGATCGCCGGCGGCGAGGATGCGTTGCCGCATCTGCGCGCGCAGAAAGCGGCCAAGGACCGCATCGTCACGCTTGAGGCCGTGCGCGCGGCGATGCCCGACGTGATCCTGGCGTCCTGGTGCGGCAAGAAGGTCGTGCCCGACCGCATCCGCGCGCGTGAGGGTTGGAGCGATATTCCGGCCGTGCGCGATAACCGCATCGTCGAGATCAAGTCGCCGATCATCCTGCAGCCCGGCCCCGCCGCGCTGACCGATGGACTCGATGCGATCGTGAAGGCGTTGTGGGCGGAGCGTATATGAATCTCACCGCCGTCATTGCGAGGAGCGAAGCGACGAAGCAATCCATGTCTCCGCACGTGGTGAAATGGATTGCTTCGCTTCGCTCGCAATGACGGATAGACACCCTACGCCTTCTCCACCCCGCACCACTCCGCGACGAACAGCGCCATCGCCTTGGTCGCCTTGCGCAGCGAGTCCAGTTCGACATATTCGTTGAAGCCGTGCATCGCCGCGCCACTGGCGCCGAAGCAGAGGCTCGGGATGTCGTAGTTCAGGCCGTAGAAGCGCGTATCGGTCAACGCGGTGAAGGCACGGTCTTCCACCGCGCCGCCATAGACCGCCTGATGCGCGTTGGCGAAGGCGGCCTCCGGCGCTTCGGAATTCACCAGCTCATAGCCTTCCGACAGGAAGCCCGACCATTCCACCTGCGGCGGATTGTTGGAGAGGAAGCGATGGTCGCGCGCCGCAGCCGACACGCAGGCCAGGATCTCCTTCTGGCATTCGGCGATCGACCAGCCCGGCAGCACCGCGATGCGGCAGTCGACATCGCACCAGGCCGGCACGCTGGAGGCCCAGTCACCGCCCTTGATGATGCCGGGATTGAAGTTGATCGGGTGATTGACGTCCTTGAAGTGGCGGTCAGCCTTGGCGCGTTCGTTCCAGGCGATCTCGAGCTTCTCCAGCGCGTGCACCAGGTGATACGCCGCCATGATCGCGTTCGAGCCGGCGCCGGCCTCGAACACATGCACCGGGAAGCCGCGCACCTTCAGGCGGAACCAGATCACGCCGACCTGCGAGCGGATCATCTTGCCGTTGGTCGGCTCCGGGATGAAGCAGGCATCGGCGCGATAGCCGCGCTGCAAGGTCGAGAGCGCGCCGACCCCGGTGCTCTCCTCCTCGATGACAGACTGGAAGTGAATCCGCGCCGTCGGCTTCAGGCCGGCCTTCTTGATCGCATCCAGCGCGTAAAGCGCGGCGATGGTGCCGGACTTCATGTCGCAGGCGCCGCGGCCGTACATCTTGCCGTCCTTGATGACAGGCGAGAACGGCGGCGTCTCCCACATCTCGAGCGGGCCGGTCGGCACCACGTCGCAGTGACCCTGCAGGATCAGCGATTTGCCGGCATTGGTCGCCGGGCGGTAGGTGCCGACCACCGTGCGTGCCTTGGAGAAATCATGCTCGATCGGGCCGAAGCCGCGCAGGTCCTTCAGGTCGTCGAGATTGATGTGCCAGTCGTCGACCTCGTAGCCGCGCTCGCGCAAGAGATCGCCGATCATGTCCTGGCACGGCCCCTCGGCGCCGCGGGTCGAGGGGATCGCGACAAAGGCCTGCGTCGTCGCAAGCTGCGCATCGAATCCCTCGTCAACGGCGCTAAGGATTCGTTGTTGCGTCTCGGCAGTCATGCGGCAGCTCCATGGGGACATCAGAAATGGCGGGAGCCGCACCGTAACCCGATTTCATCCCTCCTTGTATTGCGCAAAATAGGCATCCCGCAATGCATCTTCGAGCAGACGGCCTTCCGAATAGCCATCGAGCGTCGCGGGCCGCGTCACGCCGTCGAGCAGCCGCGGGCACGGCTCGGGCGCGCCGAGCACGGTGCGCACCGGAATGCGCTCGGCATAGATCGGCAACTCGTAATCCTCGTCGTCATCGGCGACGCCCTTGGCGCGCACTTTTGCCGAGGCCTCCTCGATCTCCATCGCGATGAACGAGGTCGCCTTGATCTCCTGCTTGTTGCTGGCGCGCAGGCTCGCGGTGCGCTCGGGAAAGAAGCGGTCGACCATCGCGACGATCGCCCGCTCCTTCTCTTCCGGATCGGTGACGAGATAGGCCGAGCCGAACGCCATCACCGCGCGATAGTCGGCCGAGTGATTGAAGCCGCAGCGCGCCAGCACCAGGCTGTCGAGATGGGCGACCGTCAGGCACACGCGCTGGCCTTCCGACTGGTTCTCCAGCATGCGGCTCGCGCTGGACCCGTGCCAGTAGAGCCTGGTGCCCTCGCGCCAGAAGAAGGTCGGCGTGCAATAGGGCTGGCCGTCGATCACGTAGGAGACGTGGCACAGCATCGAGGCGTCGAGGATCTTGTGAACGGTGGCGTGGTCGTAGAAGCCGCGATCATGGCGGCGCTTGACCCGGTTGCGGGACGACATGGGGTAGGACGGAGTGGACGCGCCTTCGGTCACGGCTGTGCCTTTCGAAATCTGGAATCTGTCCAGAGTTGTAGCGGTCCATTTGGTCTGCGATAGTGCCAATTCCATGCGAAAAATTCCGACCAATTCCCGAGGGGCCGCGGCGCGCAAGCCGGAGCTGCCGCTCGACCTCACCGGCCCGCACGTGACGCCGGGCGCGGCCTCGCAGCAGCGGCTCTATCAGGCGCTGTGCCACACGATCGTCGGCGGCCTCGTCAAGCCGGGTGAGCCGCTGCCGCCGTCGCGCGCGCTGGCCAAGCAGACCGGCTTCCGCCGCAACGCTGTCACCACCGCCTATGAGCGGCTGATCGCCGACGGCTTTGCGGTGGCGACCACGGGCTCCGGCACCTTCGTCGCGTCGCGCATTCCGGCCCAGGCCGGCGCGCCGCGACGTGCGAGGGTCGAGATCGAGCCGCCGCAGCACAATGCGCTGTCGCTCGGCTGCACGCATATCGATGACCGCGCGCTGCAGCGCTTCCGCGCCTTTGCCGGCCGCAGGCTGCGCGCCTTCGGCGCCGAGCATCTGCATTACGGCGACCCTCGCGGCAGCAGCGAGTTGCGCGCCGCGATATCAGACCATTTGCTGTCGGCGCGCGGGCTGCGCTGCGATCCCGACCAGATCATGCTGGCCTCGGGCACCTTGCATGCGCTGCGCATCGTGCTCGGGGCGATCCTCAAGCCCGGCGACCAGGTCTGGTGCGAGGATCCCGGCTATCCGGCGGCGCGGCGCGCGATCGAGCATTGCGGCTATCGCCCGGTGTCGGTGCCGGTCGATGGCTCGGGCATGCGCATCGACAGGGGACGCGTATCCGCTCCTGCCGCGCGTGCCGCCTACGTCACGCCCTCGCACCAGTTTCCGCTCGGCGTACAGATGTCGATGCCGCGCCGGCTCGAGCTGCTCGACTGGGCCAGGGACGCCGGCGCCTTCGTGTTCGAAGACGATTACGACAGCGAGTTCCGCTACGACGGAGCCCCGCTGCTGTCGCTCGCCGGCATCGATCATCTGCGCCGCGTGATCTACATGGGCACGTTCGCGAAGACGCTGTTTCCGGGATTGCGGATCGGTTACTGCGCCCTGCCCGAGGCATTGATCGGTCCGGTGACGGCGGCGCGCGCCGCGCTCGATCGCTTTCCGGGCACCCTGATGGAAGGCGCAGTCGCCGACATGCTGAACTCCGGCGCCTTCGCCGCGAACCTGCGCAAATCGCGAAAGCTCTATCGCGAGGCGCGCGACGTGCTGGCGTCGACACTCACCGGTGCTTCCGAGGGCGAGCTCACGGTTCCCGTACCATCGCAAGGCCTGCATCTGGTGGCGCGGCTCGATCCCTTAACCGATCCGCTGATTGCCGCGCAGGCAAAGGCGGCCGCCGGCGTCGGCGGCTGGCTGCTCGCGGAAACCTATCATCGCGCGCCGCCACTGCCCGGCTTCGTGCTGGGGTTCTCGGGTCATCCGGTTCCGCAACTCGTCGCCTCGGCGGAACACCTGGCGAGGACAACGCTAGCTGCGCTGCGCGCAACGCGCAAGATCTCCGTCAAGGCATCCGCCAAGTCATTTGCCAAGCCATCTACCGCGCCGCGGCGCTCTAGGAGAATCGCAGCCACCTGACTAAGGTCGCCAGCGTTCAGTCAGTGTCCGCCTACGGAGATACCGGATGCCCAATCGCAACGTCCTGTATCTCGTGATCGGCGCGCTGATCGTGATCACGGGCATGCTCGGCTACAATTTGTATCAGGCGAAGAAGCAGCCCGAAGGTCTGCAGATCAACGTCGGCCCCGACGGGGTCAAGATCCAGAACAAGTGAGGGAGGCCGCGATGCCGCGCGTCGAATTGGTCGCGTTGATCGGTGCCGTCGCGCTTGTCGCGACGACTCACCCCGCCTCCGCACAGCAGGCTGTCATGCGCGAGGCCGATATCGTCGACCTCCGGGTCGGTCAGCGCGTCCTGGTCGATGACGGCTCCTGCCCGGCCGGGCAGATCAAGCAGGTGATCGGCGCCAGGCTGAGCCAGAACGGCGTGGTGCGGACCCAAAGCTGCGTGCAGCGTCTCGCCAAGAAATAAACGCCCCGCTTCTGCGAGGCGCCTGCTTCATCATTGCATCAACACGCCGCTCAGTTCGAGATCGGCTCGAACATGCATTGCAGCGTCGGCTTGGCGATCTTGGTGAAGGTCGGGCCGATCTCGGCCTGCTTGGACGGCGGCACCCAATCGGTCTCGATGGTCGGCACGCCGGTCTCGCTGATGCCGCGCAGCAGCGCCTGGCGCAGATCGGGATCGTCCACCGTCGCGGCAGCATGGTCATGCAGGCAACCGCAGACAGCCTCGGGATGCGCCCAGCGGCCGAGCATATGCGGCGCGCACTGGCGCACGAACTCGTCGCGCGGTTCAGGCACCCGGTACAGCGACCTGATCTGCATCGACTCCAGCGGAAGTTGGGATTGGGCCTGTGCGGAACCGGCCAGAGCGAGCAATGCCAGGAGCGCGGCGGAGCAGATACGGAGCAACATGGGGAGCCTTTAGCGGCAGTTCTGTTTTTGCGTCGTGCTCAGTTGACCTGCGCCATCACCATCGGGGCCGAGGTGACCACCGGCGAGCCGTTATAGGAGAAGGTGCCGATGCCGGGCAAACCGTTGTCCGGGGTCCCAGCCATCGACGAACCGGCCATCACGAAGGCGAAGGCGAGGATCAGGCTCATGGTCCGCATCTGACAGTCTCCGTCATTCCGGTTCGGCGCCCGGCGCCGTTGTGTTGAGGGTTTGATAACGATCTGCCGTTTCGGGAGTTCTGCGGAACAAGCTGAAAATGGTTTCGTCGGCGCGAGAATTGTTTCGTCGACGAGCGGTCCACGAAACATTGGCCGAAAAACGCCAATGTTTTCAGTAGCCGCGACATTGCAGGCAGCCTGCTCAAAATTTCGAGCGTTCAACCTGCCCGGCTGTGGATGGTTCGATTATGCGTGCAAATTGAGCGCCCTACCGCGCTTTCTTAACTTTCCTCTGCTGAGACAGCAGGCAGCACAGCAAGGACGGCATGAACCGGGCGACGGTTCGGCCGACTCATCTGGGCGCCGTGCAACCATCTTCGCGGTGGCACGTTGTCGTGATTCCCGATCCAACGGCAGTTGTGATCCGATCCAACGAAGGATGTCAGTCGTGGGAAATGGCAACATCGGTGTTGGCAATGAATCCGCGGCCAGCAAATCCGGCCAGCAGCAACAGATGACGGCCGCGATGCCGCAGCAAGGCGCCTATGTGATGGGCGACAATGAGTGCGCGCAGCAGAAGCTGGTCCGCCTCGTCGGCTGCCGCGACTCGAAGGTGAAGCCGGGCCTCAGCCTCGGCACGAAGCAGTTCGGGCAAACCAAGCGCTAACTCGTCCGCCGCTTCAGCCGCCCGGGCCAAGCCCCTGTTACAGCTACTGAATGAACTCACCGCACTTTTGCACCGCGGTGGCATCGGCCGCGCCCCATGGCATGAT
This Bradyrhizobium sp. CCBAU 53421 DNA region includes the following protein-coding sequences:
- a CDS encoding pyridoxamine 5'-phosphate oxidase family protein, producing MSSRNRVKRRHDRGFYDHATVHKILDASMLCHVSYVIDGQPYCTPTFFWREGTRLYWHGSSASRMLENQSEGQRVCLTVAHLDSLVLARCGFNHSADYRAVMAFGSAYLVTDPEEKERAIVAMVDRFFPERTASLRASNKQEIKATSFIAMEIEEASAKVRAKGVADDDEDYELPIYAERIPVRTVLGAPEPCPRLLDGVTRPATLDGYSEGRLLEDALRDAYFAQYKEG
- a CDS encoding putative quinol monooxygenase, giving the protein MIVVTGSITARPDSFDEVRRLSLEHVHRSRSEPGCISHAVHVDCENPLRLVFFEQWADRAALAAHFAVPASRDFVRSLQSLAAAATTIELYDAHKIERL
- a CDS encoding GNAT family N-acetyltransferase, coding for MNYDSIRPTSAKGTVRTLSQQEELPLLRDHLLRLDRTSRHDRFHGFIDDSFIRRYAERCANDGTVIIAYFEDGVVRGAAELHPPEQSPDAQPEIAFSVERSVRRKGVGSTLFRKLIAEAHAKGYISLRITTGAQNDAMRALATKFGAQLTFRHGESTGSIDLTEQHQPQPAPAVGPVTPVEAARAIVDMNRAYWRMVMQMSGWGRAA
- a CDS encoding PaaI family thioesterase — translated: MTPLEKIQSMKMPFAELKGVTFTEAGQDRVVATMLVRPDLCTLRNTIHGGAVMAFADSVGAAATVINLPEDAKGTTTLESKTNFIGGAKEGTTVIATATPVHRGRRTQVWQTRLETEDGKLVAVVTQTQLVL
- a CDS encoding cobalamin-binding protein; protein product: MRDFPPRRIVCLTEETVETLYLLGEQDRIVGVSGYAVRPPQVRREKKRVSAFISADIPKILALDPDLVLAFSDLQADIVADLVRAGVAVHVFNQRDIAGIFAMIRTLGAMVGAADRAGQLAQSLEQRLAAIAATPRPARRPKVYFEEWDDPLISGIGWVSELIEIAGGEDALPHLRAQKAAKDRIVTLEAVRAAMPDVILASWCGKKVVPDRIRAREGWSDIPAVRDNRIVEIKSPIILQPGPAALTDGLDAIVKALWAERI
- a CDS encoding DUF6719 family protein; amino-acid sequence: MPRVELVALIGAVALVATTHPASAQQAVMREADIVDLRVGQRVLVDDGSCPAGQIKQVIGARLSQNGVVRTQSCVQRLAKK
- a CDS encoding PLP-dependent aminotransferase family protein, which gives rise to MRKIPTNSRGAAARKPELPLDLTGPHVTPGAASQQRLYQALCHTIVGGLVKPGEPLPPSRALAKQTGFRRNAVTTAYERLIADGFAVATTGSGTFVASRIPAQAGAPRRARVEIEPPQHNALSLGCTHIDDRALQRFRAFAGRRLRAFGAEHLHYGDPRGSSELRAAISDHLLSARGLRCDPDQIMLASGTLHALRIVLGAILKPGDQVWCEDPGYPAARRAIEHCGYRPVSVPVDGSGMRIDRGRVSAPAARAAYVTPSHQFPLGVQMSMPRRLELLDWARDAGAFVFEDDYDSEFRYDGAPLLSLAGIDHLRRVIYMGTFAKTLFPGLRIGYCALPEALIGPVTAARAALDRFPGTLMEGAVADMLNSGAFAANLRKSRKLYREARDVLASTLTGASEGELTVPVPSQGLHLVARLDPLTDPLIAAQAKAAAGVGGWLLAETYHRAPPLPGFVLGFSGHPVPQLVASAEHLARTTLAALRATRKISVKASAKSFAKPSTAPRRSRRIAAT
- a CDS encoding ArgE/DapE family deacylase; the encoded protein is MTAETQQRILSAVDEGFDAQLATTQAFVAIPSTRGAEGPCQDMIGDLLRERGYEVDDWHINLDDLKDLRGFGPIEHDFSKARTVVGTYRPATNAGKSLILQGHCDVVPTGPLEMWETPPFSPVIKDGKMYGRGACDMKSGTIAALYALDAIKKAGLKPTARIHFQSVIEEESTGVGALSTLQRGYRADACFIPEPTNGKMIRSQVGVIWFRLKVRGFPVHVFEAGAGSNAIMAAYHLVHALEKLEIAWNERAKADRHFKDVNHPINFNPGIIKGGDWASSVPAWCDVDCRIAVLPGWSIAECQKEILACVSAAARDHRFLSNNPPQVEWSGFLSEGYELVNSEAPEAAFANAHQAVYGGAVEDRAFTALTDTRFYGLNYDIPSLCFGASGAAMHGFNEYVELDSLRKATKAMALFVAEWCGVEKA
- a CDS encoding DUF2161 domain-containing phosphodiesterase — its product is METALYLPVKRFLEKLGFAVKGEIGGCDLVALNGSDPPVVVIGELKLAFNLELILQAVDRAGAADEVWIAAKVSARGKGRESDARYRNLCRRLGFGMLGVTDRGEVEVLVPPPTTAPRRNPKKRSRLITEHRKRKGDPAMGGSTRAPIMTAYRQQALACACALSDGPRRVRDLRAEIPDAGKILLHNVYGWFDRAERGIYVLNDAGRAALRRWPQQPMSASGAEAAP
- a CDS encoding GrlR family regulatory protein — its product is MEFAQSAANGLFSRPGQGATILMIRNGLYHITVEFLDSVSGGNQGVMVLRDGQMRGGDSFFYAYGSYTAADGKWKGEVTNEEHSPTYGERPVWERKVVTIGFTGTYTDQTAEGDGMALAGKQSIRFKSKLRLLVAD